The Streptomyces sp. cg36 genomic interval CCGCCGCATCGGCGCCCTGGCGGGCGGCGCCGTCAAGCGGGTCGCCCTGGAGCTCGGCGGCAAGTCCGCCAACGTCATCCTGCCGAGCGCGGACCTGGCGAGGGCCGTCGCCGTCGGCATCGCCAACGTGATGGGCAACTCCGGCCAGACGTGCAGCGCCTGGACCCGGATGCTGGTCCACGCCGACCGGTACGAGGAGGCCGTCGGTCTCGCCCGCGCCGCCGTCGCCAAGTACCCGGTGGGCGAGCGGGTCGGGCCGCTGGTCAGCGCCCGGCAGCGGGACCGGGTGCGCGGCTACATCGAGAAGGGCGTCGAGGAGGGCGCCCGGCTGGTGGCGGGCGGCGCCGGGGCCCCGCTGGAGCGCGGCTACTACGTGGCGCCGACCGTCTTCGCCGATGTCACCCCGGAGATGACGATCGCCCAGGAGGAGATCTTCGGCCCGGTCGTCGCGCTCATCCCGTACCGCGACGAGGAGGACGCGCTGCGGATCGCCAACGGCACGGTGTACGGGCTGGCGGGCGCGGTCTGGGCGGGCGACGACGCCGAGGCGGTGGCCTTCGCGCGGCGGATGGAGACCGGGCAGGTGGACATCAACGGCGGCCGGTTCAACCCGCTCGCCCCCTTCGGCGGCTACAAGCAGTCGGGGGTGGGCCGCGAGCTCGGCCCGCACGGCCTGAGCGAGTACCTCCAGACCAAGTCACTGCAGTTCTGACGACCCGTCACCGAGCACCACCCTTTCTCACTCCGGGAGCAGCATCGTGGTCCGCGCCGCAGTCCTACCCTCCGTCGGCTCCCCGCTGGAGGTCACCGAGATAGCACTCCCCGAGCCCGGCCCCGGCCAGGTGCGGGTCCGCCTCGCCGCCGCCGGGGTCTGCCACTCCGACCTCTCGCTGGCCAACGGCACCATGCGCGTCCCCGTACCGGCCGTCCTCGGCCACGAGGGCGCGGGCACCGTCGTCGCGGTCGGCGAGGGCGTCACCTCGGTCGCGCCCGGCGACGGCGTGGTCCTCAACTGGGCGCCCTCCTGCGGCAGTTGCCACCCCTGCTCGCTGGGCGAGGTCTGGCTCTGCCTCAACGCGCTGACCGGCGCGGGCGCGGTGTACGCGCACACGGCCGACGGCCGGGAGCTGCACCCGGGGCTCAACGTGGCGGCCTTCGCCGAGGAGACGGTCGTCGCCGAGAACTGTCTGCTGCCCCTGCCCGAGGGCGTCCCGCTGGTCGAGGCGGCGCTGCTGGGCTGCGCGGTGCTGACGGGGTACGGCGCCGTCCACCACTCGGCGAAGGTCCGCGAGGGCGAGACGGTCGCCGT includes:
- a CDS encoding Zn-dependent alcohol dehydrogenase; protein product: MVRAAVLPSVGSPLEVTEIALPEPGPGQVRVRLAAAGVCHSDLSLANGTMRVPVPAVLGHEGAGTVVAVGEGVTSVAPGDGVVLNWAPSCGSCHPCSLGEVWLCLNALTGAGAVYAHTADGRELHPGLNVAAFAEETVVAENCLLPLPEGVPLVEAALLGCAVLTGYGAVHHSAKVREGETVAVFGAGGVGLATLQAARIAGAGQIVAVDVSPAKEELARRAGATDFVVASDTTAKDIRKLTGGHGTDVAVECVGRAVTIRTAWESTRRGGRTTVVGIGGKDQEVSFNALEIFHWGRTFSGCVYGNSDPARDLPVLAEHVRAGRLDLAAMVSGRTGLDGIPAAFADMEAGKGGRALVVF
- a CDS encoding aldehyde dehydrogenase family protein → MNAHDGMYIGGRWTPAAGGDTTAVVNPADEQVIAHVPAGTAEDVDAAVRAARAALPGWAATPPAARAALIAALRDRLAERKDEIAATVTAELGAPAQFAQQVHVGLPIAVAGSYAELAAAHAFEERIGNSTVFHEPVGVVGAITPWNYPLHQIVAKVAPALAAGCTVVLKPAEDTPLTARLFARAVHEAGVPAGVFNLVTGLGPVAGQALAEHEGVDLLSFTGSTAVGRRIGALAGGAVKRVALELGGKSANVILPSADLARAVAVGIANVMGNSGQTCSAWTRMLVHADRYEEAVGLARAAVAKYPVGERVGPLVSARQRDRVRGYIEKGVEEGARLVAGGAGAPLERGYYVAPTVFADVTPEMTIAQEEIFGPVVALIPYRDEEDALRIANGTVYGLAGAVWAGDDAEAVAFARRMETGQVDINGGRFNPLAPFGGYKQSGVGRELGPHGLSEYLQTKSLQF